In Saccharicrinis fermentans DSM 9555 = JCM 21142, a genomic segment contains:
- a CDS encoding capsule assembly Wzi family protein, producing MQHVRILVFIVLLLGFGQSFAQNKIRVHVESRGVVSSNSHLLPLFQYSNQWGIVSPFEQKQGLLLAGAEYKLLETRNFQLGMGVSGVVKNKFDDSFLHEAYLNGSLFNVIDFNVGKQAYTPVSIDDDLTSGGFMLNSNARPLPGLMLSINDYWPVSFLRDWVEIKGGIVQGVMNDDRTGSGKGRSADDLLVHEKWFYIRGGRLNVKPYVGLFHGALFGGTRPNGDKVPVDFWSTFFAKGSNKIGGGEATNAAGAHDGFWDMGIYYASSIADFQVYVQKPFADGSGLKIAKGKDHDYKIGMYAKIKNIKGIKNISLELIKTDHQSGAGIPDPVRPSTGGIFFIDEIDDPDSFMLNEFGIETEGYDQGDLKRYLESNQNYGHKYGGRDDYNNNGTYYNGWTYHHMPMGTPLYHTYWQAQAYAPDWTPNNDVVFVNNRIKGIHLGLEGDVTESLSYLIKATYTLNKGTYGERFLYRYSWVEDPDYLYEEGKTQLYSYLGLSYRNKKWKDFSIQGTLSFDTGELYNAVGCSLGIKYTPTFNL from the coding sequence ATGCAACACGTACGTATTTTAGTTTTTATAGTGCTTCTATTGGGTTTCGGACAAAGTTTTGCCCAAAATAAGATAAGGGTTCATGTTGAATCCAGGGGAGTAGTATCTTCTAATAGTCATTTGTTGCCCTTGTTTCAATACTCCAATCAATGGGGTATTGTCTCGCCTTTTGAACAGAAGCAAGGTTTACTTTTGGCAGGTGCTGAATATAAGTTATTAGAGACGCGTAACTTTCAATTGGGAATGGGCGTTTCGGGGGTTGTTAAGAATAAATTCGATGATAGCTTTTTGCATGAGGCTTACCTGAATGGCAGTCTTTTTAATGTAATAGATTTTAATGTAGGGAAACAGGCTTATACGCCTGTCTCTATAGATGATGATTTGACTTCGGGCGGTTTTATGTTGAACAGTAATGCGCGTCCGCTTCCTGGTTTAATGCTAAGTATAAACGATTATTGGCCCGTCAGTTTTTTGCGAGATTGGGTGGAGATTAAAGGTGGTATTGTTCAGGGAGTGATGAATGATGATCGGACAGGATCAGGGAAGGGTAGGAGTGCTGATGATTTATTGGTTCATGAAAAATGGTTTTACATAAGAGGAGGCCGATTGAATGTTAAACCATATGTGGGTTTGTTTCATGGGGCTCTGTTTGGCGGTACCAGACCTAATGGAGATAAAGTCCCTGTGGACTTCTGGTCTACTTTTTTTGCCAAGGGTTCGAACAAAATTGGAGGAGGAGAGGCTACCAATGCCGCTGGTGCCCACGATGGTTTTTGGGATATGGGTATTTATTATGCTTCGTCAATTGCCGATTTTCAGGTCTATGTGCAAAAACCTTTTGCAGATGGCTCGGGACTCAAGATTGCCAAAGGAAAGGATCATGATTATAAGATAGGAATGTATGCGAAGATAAAAAATATAAAAGGCATCAAAAATATTTCACTGGAGCTGATAAAAACCGATCATCAGTCGGGAGCTGGTATTCCAGATCCGGTACGTCCCAGTACCGGTGGTATTTTTTTTATTGATGAAATAGATGATCCGGATTCTTTTATGTTGAATGAATTTGGCATAGAGACGGAGGGCTACGACCAAGGGGACTTAAAGCGTTATTTGGAGAGTAATCAAAATTATGGTCATAAATATGGAGGTAGGGATGATTATAATAACAATGGAACCTATTATAATGGATGGACCTATCATCATATGCCCATGGGAACTCCCTTGTATCATACCTATTGGCAGGCGCAGGCCTATGCGCCGGATTGGACACCAAATAATGATGTGGTGTTTGTAAATAATCGTATCAAAGGAATTCACCTCGGACTGGAAGGAGATGTGACAGAGAGTTTGTCATACCTTATTAAAGCCACCTATACGCTTAATAAGGGTACTTATGGAGAACGATTTTTGTATAGATACAGTTGGGTTGAAGATCCTGATTATCTTTACGAAGAAGGAAAAACACAGCTATATTCTTATTTGGGCTTAAGTTATAGAAATAAAAAATGGAAAGATTTTAGCATCCAAGGTACGTTGTCATTTGATACCGGAGAACTATATAATGCCGTAGGCTGTTCTTTGGGGATAAAATATACCCCGACATTTAATTTATAG
- a CDS encoding sugar transferase → MIREKENVVNNFLAFVEVAIAWLAFNMSLFLYFGHFSFLRYKDSIILHLIIALVWFTLGKYFRLAQLHRSRPYSALLFNCVALVLAGTSLLGLAVLVFDLYYIGFDPLIYFGFINLALMFGFKIAIYAFLKRARVHGRNSRSIIIIGDYTAASFIEQVLKYKEWGYKIVSIIGNQDLSRLYGELIPVLSPETDVAKLLEDKTIDEVIFIKGKMSIDEVEHVTHACSEVGVIFRMYSPFFNKLKSKAHIHHYNTMPLLTIANTPTDYLAMRLKAIFDFVFSLLVIVVASPVFVLISALIALTDRGPVFFKQKRVGLRGRKFYAYKFRTMVVNAEELKSKLLEDNEMDGPVFKMKNDPRITKIGRFLRKTSLDELPQFFNVLLGDMSIVGPRPPVPQEVKEYERWQLRRLSMKPGITCTWQVSGRNDIPFDEWMKMDLDYIDNWSLKLDFVIFLKTIRTMILADGH, encoded by the coding sequence ATGATACGAGAAAAAGAGAATGTTGTGAATAATTTTCTAGCATTCGTGGAGGTGGCGATTGCCTGGCTTGCATTTAATATGTCTTTGTTTTTGTACTTTGGGCATTTTTCTTTCCTGAGGTACAAAGATTCTATTATACTCCATTTAATCATCGCATTGGTTTGGTTTACATTGGGTAAGTATTTTAGGCTGGCGCAGTTACATCGTTCCCGGCCTTATTCTGCATTGTTGTTTAATTGTGTGGCCTTGGTGCTAGCAGGTACCTCATTGTTGGGGTTGGCTGTTTTGGTTTTTGATTTGTATTACATTGGTTTTGACCCTTTAATCTATTTTGGGTTTATTAATCTAGCTCTTATGTTTGGCTTTAAAATTGCCATCTATGCATTTCTGAAACGGGCAAGAGTACATGGTCGAAATTCCAGATCCATCATTATTATCGGGGATTACACTGCTGCCTCTTTTATAGAGCAGGTGTTGAAATATAAGGAGTGGGGATACAAAATTGTTTCCATTATTGGTAATCAGGATCTAAGCCGTTTGTATGGGGAATTGATTCCTGTTTTATCCCCGGAAACTGATGTGGCAAAGTTGTTAGAAGACAAAACCATTGATGAGGTGATTTTTATCAAAGGTAAAATGAGTATAGATGAGGTGGAACATGTGACCCATGCATGTTCTGAGGTCGGTGTGATTTTTAGAATGTACTCTCCTTTCTTCAATAAGCTGAAAAGCAAAGCGCATATTCACCATTATAATACGATGCCCTTGCTAACGATTGCCAATACACCTACTGATTATTTAGCCATGCGTTTAAAGGCTATTTTTGATTTTGTGTTTTCTTTATTGGTGATTGTGGTGGCTTCTCCTGTTTTTGTTCTGATCTCTGCTTTAATAGCGCTAACGGACCGGGGGCCAGTTTTTTTTAAGCAGAAAAGGGTAGGTTTAAGGGGGCGAAAGTTTTATGCGTATAAATTCAGAACCATGGTGGTAAATGCCGAGGAGTTAAAGTCTAAGTTATTGGAGGATAATGAAATGGATGGGCCTGTTTTTAAGATGAAAAATGATCCTCGTATTACAAAGATAGGTCGTTTTCTGCGTAAGACTAGTCTGGATGAATTGCCTCAGTTTTTTAATGTGCTTCTGGGAGATATGTCCATCGTGGGGCCAAGGCCTCCTGTTCCGCAAGAGGTTAAGGAATATGAGCGTTGGCAACTTCGTAGGTTGTCTATGAAACCTGGTATCACATGTACTTGGCAGGTCTCAGGTAGAAATGATATTCCATTTGATGAATGGATGAAAATGGATCTTGACTATATTGATAATTGGTCCTTGAAATTGGATTTCGTTATTTTTTTAAAAACCATTCGAACAATGATATTGGCAGATGGACATTGA
- a CDS encoding 3-deoxy-D-manno-octulosonic acid transferase, whose product MSLFYHLGILVFNALLSAVALFNAKAKMLVEGRRETMRRLKELDLDGRTTWIHCASLGEFEQGRPVIERIKKKNPGQRVVLTFFSPSGYEVQKNYPLADLVLYLPADRPSNVKKFVMAIRPQEVIFVKYEFWYYFLKYLHEQKIKTYIISAIFRPQHAFFKWYGGWYRKMLHYFTKLYVQDEQSGQLLSAIGIDNYQVAGDTRFDRVFEIAQNAKEYPALEVFAQDSLVMIGGSSWPMGEKLIADYLRHNPDFKLLLAPHEIHEAHLQQIEALFSDFSCARFSELDKCDLKKLRIVIVNTMGMLSSMYRYGHVAYIGGGFGSGIHNTIEASTFGLPVVMGPNYKKYQEACDLIQLQAGFSVSDSAGFAEVMDRLLKDKLCLAKSSEAAVNYVNKMRGSTEVIVEQLFT is encoded by the coding sequence ATGTCATTGTTTTATCATTTGGGAATCCTTGTTTTTAATGCCTTGTTGAGTGCTGTGGCCCTGTTTAATGCGAAGGCCAAGATGCTTGTGGAGGGTAGAAGGGAAACGATGCGAAGGCTTAAAGAACTGGATCTGGATGGTAGGACAACGTGGATTCATTGCGCATCGCTTGGTGAATTTGAACAAGGGAGACCGGTTATTGAACGTATTAAGAAAAAAAATCCCGGGCAAAGAGTAGTTTTGACCTTCTTTTCTCCGTCGGGATATGAAGTGCAAAAAAACTATCCATTGGCTGATCTGGTATTATATCTACCTGCCGATAGACCCTCGAATGTAAAAAAGTTTGTGATGGCGATTCGCCCGCAGGAGGTGATATTTGTGAAGTATGAGTTTTGGTATTACTTTCTTAAATATTTGCATGAGCAAAAAATAAAAACCTATATTATATCTGCTATTTTTCGTCCTCAACATGCTTTCTTTAAATGGTATGGTGGTTGGTATCGAAAAATGTTGCATTATTTTACCAAGCTTTATGTTCAGGATGAGCAATCGGGTCAGTTATTGTCAGCTATTGGAATAGATAATTATCAAGTGGCAGGAGATACTAGATTTGACCGGGTGTTTGAAATTGCGCAAAATGCAAAAGAATATCCTGCATTGGAAGTGTTTGCGCAAGATTCATTAGTGATGATTGGAGGCAGTAGTTGGCCGATGGGTGAAAAACTAATTGCAGATTATTTAAGGCATAACCCTGATTTTAAATTATTGTTAGCCCCGCACGAAATTCATGAGGCGCATCTTCAACAGATAGAAGCTTTGTTTTCTGACTTTTCGTGTGCCCGGTTTAGTGAGTTGGATAAGTGCGATTTAAAGAAGCTGCGTATTGTCATAGTGAATACCATGGGTATGTTGTCATCCATGTATCGATATGGGCATGTGGCCTACATAGGTGGGGGATTTGGAAGTGGTATTCATAATACCATTGAAGCATCCACATTTGGTCTTCCTGTGGTCATGGGGCCTAACTATAAAAAATACCAGGAGGCGTGTGATTTAATTCAGCTGCAGGCTGGCTTTAGTGTGTCGGATAGCGCTGGTTTTGCAGAGGTAATGGACCGACTACTCAAGGACAAGTTGTGTTTGGCAAAGTCTTCTGAAGCAGCTGTTAATTATGTGAATAAAATGCGCGGATCAACCGAAGTGATTGTGGAGCAATTGTTTACGTGA
- a CDS encoding adenosylcobalamin-dependent ribonucleoside-diphosphate reductase codes for MAVTEIDQKTEKLKKTYTNDEAYESALKYFNGDELAARVWVNKYALKDSDGVIYEENPDEMHHRLAREVARIEKKYPNPLSEEELYELFKDFKYIVPQGGPMAGIGNVFQIASLSNCFVIGNEGNSDSYGGIMKIDQEQVQLMKRRGGVGHDLSHIRPKGSPVKNSALTSTGIVPFMERYSNSTREVAQDGRRGALMLSVSVKHPDSESFIDAKLEQGKITGANVSVKIDDDFMRSVVDGVPYQQQYPIDSNNPSHVNEIDATKLWKKVVHNAWKSAEPGILFWDTIIRESVPDSYADQGYKTVSTNPCGEIPLCPYDSCRLIAVNLYSYVENPFTDKAKFNFDLFKKHVGYAQRIMDDIIDLELEKIEGIIKKIDQDPEGEEVKLVERNLWTNIKNKAEEGRRTGVGITAEGDMLAALNLRYGTANATDFSIEVHKSLALAAYRSSVDMAKDRGAFPIFDYAKEEKNPFINRLLKADPKLGEDMKTYGRRNIALLTIAPTGTTSLMTQTSSGIEPVFMPVYKRRRKVNPNDPETRVDFVDEVGDSWEEYTVFHHKFVTWMEANNHSTTKVYSQEELDKLVAASPYYKATSNDVDWLNKVRMQGGVQKWVDHSISVTINLPADVSEELVGELYIEAWKSGCKGVTVYRDGSRAGVLIADTKKEEEEVKSLFSKKRPSVLEADVVRFQNNKEKWIAFVGLMDGRPYEIFTGLADDEDGILLPKSVQKGLIIKNRDKEGVTRYDFQFENKRGYKTTIEGLSHKFDKEYWNYAKLISGVLRHGMEIADAINLVSGLQLDNESINTWKNGVERALKKYIPDGTKANKGKCENCGSDSLTYQEGCLICQDCGSSKCG; via the coding sequence ATGGCAGTAACAGAAATCGACCAAAAAACTGAGAAATTGAAGAAAACGTATACAAATGATGAAGCTTATGAATCGGCATTAAAATATTTTAATGGTGATGAGTTGGCGGCACGTGTGTGGGTAAATAAGTATGCATTGAAGGATTCGGATGGCGTTATTTACGAGGAAAATCCCGATGAAATGCATCATCGTTTGGCCAGGGAGGTGGCCCGTATTGAAAAGAAGTATCCCAATCCTTTGAGTGAAGAAGAGCTGTATGAATTGTTTAAGGATTTTAAATATATTGTACCTCAGGGTGGCCCAATGGCAGGTATAGGAAATGTATTTCAGATAGCATCCTTGTCTAACTGTTTTGTAATAGGTAATGAAGGTAATTCTGATTCGTATGGTGGAATCATGAAGATAGATCAGGAGCAGGTGCAATTGATGAAACGACGCGGAGGCGTAGGGCATGACTTGTCACACATACGTCCAAAGGGATCTCCTGTTAAAAATTCGGCCTTAACATCTACTGGTATTGTACCCTTCATGGAGCGTTATTCTAATTCTACCCGGGAGGTAGCTCAGGATGGTCGTAGGGGGGCGCTGATGTTGAGTGTTTCTGTAAAGCACCCTGATTCGGAGTCTTTTATTGATGCCAAATTAGAGCAGGGAAAAATTACAGGAGCCAATGTGTCGGTTAAGATTGATGATGATTTTATGCGATCGGTAGTGGATGGGGTTCCTTATCAGCAACAATATCCTATTGATTCAAATAATCCATCGCATGTCAATGAAATTGATGCCACTAAATTGTGGAAAAAAGTTGTGCATAACGCATGGAAATCGGCCGAGCCGGGTATTTTATTTTGGGATACTATCATTCGTGAGTCGGTGCCCGATTCGTATGCAGACCAGGGGTATAAAACGGTATCAACCAATCCTTGTGGTGAAATTCCTTTGTGTCCTTATGATAGCTGTCGTTTAATTGCTGTGAATTTGTATTCGTATGTGGAGAACCCATTTACGGATAAAGCAAAATTTAACTTTGACTTGTTTAAAAAACATGTGGGGTATGCTCAGCGTATAATGGATGATATTATTGACTTAGAGCTGGAGAAGATTGAAGGTATCATCAAAAAAATTGACCAGGATCCCGAAGGTGAAGAAGTCAAGTTGGTGGAGAGAAATCTTTGGACTAATATCAAAAATAAGGCTGAAGAAGGAAGACGAACAGGTGTTGGTATTACAGCTGAGGGAGATATGTTGGCTGCATTAAATCTAAGATACGGAACAGCCAATGCGACTGACTTTTCCATTGAAGTGCATAAGTCGCTGGCTTTAGCAGCTTATCGTTCTTCAGTTGATATGGCAAAGGATAGAGGTGCTTTCCCTATTTTTGACTATGCTAAAGAAGAAAAGAATCCTTTTATCAATAGGTTGTTAAAAGCCGATCCGAAGCTTGGTGAGGATATGAAGACTTATGGACGTAGAAATATTGCGTTGTTAACCATTGCTCCAACCGGAACAACTAGTTTGATGACGCAGACTTCATCGGGTATTGAGCCTGTATTTATGCCAGTGTATAAAAGAAGAAGAAAGGTTAACCCTAACGATCCTGAGACGCGCGTTGATTTTGTAGATGAGGTAGGTGATAGTTGGGAAGAGTATACCGTATTTCATCATAAATTTGTTACTTGGATGGAGGCCAATAATCATTCCACCACAAAAGTGTATTCACAAGAGGAGTTGGATAAGTTGGTGGCTGCTTCTCCCTACTATAAAGCTACATCGAATGATGTGGATTGGTTGAATAAGGTGCGTATGCAAGGGGGTGTGCAAAAATGGGTAGATCACTCCATTAGTGTAACCATTAATCTTCCAGCCGATGTGTCAGAGGAGTTGGTAGGTGAGCTTTATATTGAGGCTTGGAAAAGCGGATGTAAAGGAGTGACAGTATATCGTGATGGTTCGCGAGCTGGAGTGTTGATTGCGGATACCAAAAAAGAAGAAGAGGAAGTTAAATCTCTTTTTTCGAAGAAACGCCCTAGTGTGTTAGAGGCTGATGTGGTTCGTTTTCAGAATAATAAAGAGAAATGGATTGCTTTTGTGGGACTGATGGATGGTCGTCCTTATGAGATATTTACAGGATTGGCAGATGATGAAGATGGTATTTTGTTGCCTAAATCTGTTCAAAAGGGATTGATCATTAAGAATCGCGATAAGGAAGGTGTTACCCGTTACGATTTTCAGTTTGAGAATAAACGAGGATATAAAACAACCATTGAAGGCTTAAGTCATAAGTTTGATAAGGAATACTGGAATTATGCCAAGTTAATATCAGGTGTTTTGCGTCATGGCATGGAAATAGCTGATGCCATAAATTTGGTTTCCGGCTTGCAATTGGATAATGAGTCTATTAATACCTGGAAGAATGGTGTTGAAAGAGCACTTAAGAAATATATTCCGGATGGAACAAAAGCCAATAAAGGGAAATGTGAAAACTGTGGGTCGGATAGCTTGACTTATCAGGAAGGATGTTTGATATGCCAGGATTGTGGCTCATCAAAATGTGGGTGA
- a CDS encoding DUF4296 domain-containing protein, with translation MIKILDNKGWFMPAMWTGLVLTVFLTGCIRHKLPEGFPDKDKFAEILSEVHLAEATINQLRINNSRGKTTANNYYHYVLAKYDLTQEKFDTIVNWYLGYPELYQEVYDESIAILSEKQAEWQREVKGIEEQIERERKEKEARSVWKGKRNFFISLRDTFDRRIPFNIRVDTIDAQGYRISAFYQFLKGSRVHKPLLEVMTLYEDSTLDTLTYELKNTHNSTKAELTIGANKDLKVLQMQGFLLKHDTLEELRARIKDVEFEFLPKPDSLAQDSLNVDSLGVDAIEKRVL, from the coding sequence ATGATAAAGATATTAGATAATAAAGGCTGGTTTATGCCAGCGATGTGGACTGGTTTAGTCCTTACTGTTTTTTTGACAGGATGTATACGTCACAAGTTACCAGAGGGTTTTCCGGATAAAGATAAATTTGCCGAAATACTCTCAGAAGTCCATTTGGCGGAGGCTACCATTAATCAATTAAGGATTAATAATAGTAGGGGAAAGACCACTGCCAATAATTATTATCATTATGTATTGGCAAAATACGATCTCACCCAAGAAAAGTTTGACACCATTGTTAATTGGTATCTGGGATACCCTGAGTTGTATCAGGAAGTGTATGATGAGTCAATTGCCATATTGTCCGAAAAGCAAGCTGAGTGGCAAAGAGAAGTCAAAGGAATTGAAGAACAGATTGAAAGAGAGCGGAAGGAAAAAGAAGCGCGCAGCGTGTGGAAGGGAAAAAGAAATTTCTTTATCAGTTTAAGAGATACATTTGACCGTAGGATACCTTTTAATATTAGGGTGGATACAATCGATGCACAGGGCTATCGTATTAGTGCATTTTATCAGTTTCTGAAAGGAAGTAGAGTTCATAAGCCCTTGCTAGAGGTGATGACTTTATATGAAGATAGCACCCTGGATACACTCACTTATGAGCTCAAGAACACCCATAATAGTACCAAGGCTGAGCTGACCATTGGAGCAAATAAGGATTTGAAAGTACTCCAGATGCAGGGCTTTTTGTTGAAACATGATACTCTGGAGGAGTTGCGTGCCCGCATTAAGGATGTTGAATTTGAGTTTCTGCCAAAGCCGGATTCTTTGGCGCAGGACTCTCTGAATGTGGACTCTTTGGGTGTGGATGCGATAGAGAAGCGAGTGTTGTGA
- a CDS encoding phosphoglycerate kinase codes for MPAIDTYNFSGKKAIIRVDFNVPLNDQFEITDDTRIVAALPTIKKVLADGGAVILMSHLGRPKGEVQDKFSLKHVVAHLSAKLGLDVKMAPDCVGAEVKAMADDMKMGEVMLLENLRFHNEETKGDEGFSKQLAELADVYVNDAFGTAHRAHASTTIIAKFFNEKMAGYLLDKEIKFLGETVANPVKPFVAIVGGAKVSGKLEVLKSLLEKVDTILIGGGMAYTFLKAQGHGIGGSLVEEDLIDTAKQILADAKAKGVNFMLPVDNLAADKFADDADIQEVGVEIPEGRMALDVGPKTVEAYAAEIAKAKTVVWNGPMGCFEMPNFSKGTFGVCEAVAASDCISIIGGGDSVSAVNKSGLADKMSHISTGGGASLEYLEGKVLPGVQAVTE; via the coding sequence ATGCCTGCAATTGATACTTACAATTTCTCAGGAAAAAAGGCGATTATCCGCGTGGATTTTAATGTGCCTCTGAACGACCAGTTCGAAATTACAGACGATACTCGTATTGTGGCTGCGCTTCCTACAATTAAAAAAGTGTTGGCTGATGGAGGAGCTGTTATTTTGATGTCTCACTTGGGTCGTCCTAAGGGTGAAGTTCAGGATAAGTTTTCCTTAAAACACGTTGTGGCTCACTTATCAGCAAAATTAGGGCTAGACGTAAAAATGGCTCCTGACTGTGTTGGGGCTGAAGTGAAAGCAATGGCTGATGACATGAAGATGGGTGAGGTTATGTTATTGGAGAACTTGCGTTTTCATAACGAAGAAACAAAAGGTGATGAAGGATTTTCTAAGCAATTGGCCGAATTGGCTGATGTTTACGTAAATGATGCCTTTGGTACAGCTCACCGTGCCCATGCTTCAACAACTATTATTGCTAAGTTTTTTAACGAAAAAATGGCAGGTTATCTGTTAGATAAAGAAATTAAATTCTTAGGTGAAACAGTGGCCAACCCTGTAAAACCATTTGTTGCCATTGTGGGTGGAGCTAAGGTTTCCGGTAAGTTAGAAGTGTTGAAGTCTTTACTAGAAAAAGTGGACACCATTTTGATAGGTGGTGGAATGGCTTATACCTTCTTAAAAGCGCAAGGACACGGTATTGGAGGTTCTTTGGTGGAAGAAGATTTGATAGATACTGCAAAACAAATTTTGGCGGATGCTAAAGCCAAAGGTGTTAATTTCATGTTGCCAGTGGATAACTTGGCTGCTGATAAATTTGCTGATGATGCGGATATTCAAGAGGTAGGTGTTGAAATTCCAGAGGGAAGAATGGCTCTTGATGTGGGTCCTAAAACAGTGGAAGCTTATGCCGCTGAGATTGCCAAAGCGAAAACAGTAGTGTGGAATGGTCCAATGGGATGTTTTGAAATGCCTAACTTTTCAAAGGGTACTTTTGGTGTTTGTGAGGCGGTTGCTGCTTCTGATTGTATCTCTATTATTGGTGGTGGTGATTCTGTTTCTGCTGTTAATAAAAGTGGATTGGCTGACAAAATGAGCCATATCTCTACAGGTGGTGGTGCTTCATTGGAGTACCTGGAAGGAAAAGTGTTACCTGGTGTACAAGCTGTAACTGAGTAG
- the cysQ gene encoding 3'(2'),5'-bisphosphate nucleotidase CysQ encodes MQKLLKLAIDAAVEAGQAIMKIYKSGDLGVEFKADNSPLTLADKAAHQVIEKYLLTSHIPILSEEGRHEDYLLRKDWKRLWIVDPLDGTKEFVKRTGEFTVNIALVEDHYPIMGVVLLPALGILYFASADDGAYKVVLAQDWLSQTQVSISDKEKLPIVMPHDQLQIVASVSHLSKETELFAAQLKTKYGDSDFVSVGSSIKICKVAEGTADIYPRLGPTMEWDTAAGQAVAEAAGAYFTNWKTKARLGYNRKVLLNDWFVVSGKRFSLAEIEGMISDFEEDN; translated from the coding sequence ATGCAAAAATTATTAAAGTTGGCTATAGATGCTGCCGTTGAAGCAGGTCAGGCCATTATGAAGATATATAAATCGGGTGATTTGGGTGTTGAATTTAAAGCCGATAATTCCCCTTTAACACTGGCTGATAAAGCAGCTCACCAGGTAATAGAGAAGTACTTATTGACAAGCCACATTCCTATTTTAAGTGAAGAGGGGCGTCATGAAGATTATTTGCTCCGAAAAGATTGGAAGCGATTGTGGATCGTGGATCCGTTGGATGGAACCAAGGAGTTTGTAAAGAGGACGGGGGAGTTTACGGTGAATATTGCTTTGGTAGAGGATCATTATCCCATCATGGGGGTAGTTTTGTTGCCTGCTTTGGGTATATTATACTTTGCCAGTGCTGATGATGGTGCCTATAAAGTTGTGTTGGCGCAGGATTGGCTGAGCCAAACGCAAGTTAGTATTAGCGATAAAGAGAAGCTGCCCATTGTGATGCCGCACGATCAATTACAAATTGTGGCGAGTGTTAGTCATTTGTCAAAAGAAACAGAGTTGTTTGCAGCACAGCTAAAGACTAAATATGGGGATAGTGATTTTGTTTCAGTAGGTAGTTCTATCAAGATATGTAAGGTAGCTGAAGGAACAGCGGATATTTATCCTAGACTGGGGCCTACTATGGAGTGGGATACAGCGGCAGGTCAGGCGGTAGCTGAGGCTGCCGGGGCGTATTTTACAAATTGGAAGACGAAAGCTAGGTTGGGCTATAATCGTAAAGTGCTGTTGAATGACTGGTTTGTAGTTTCTGGGAAGAGGTTTTCACTTGCCGAAATAGAGGGGATGATATCTGATTTTGAAGAGGATAACTAA